One Thauera sp. K11 DNA window includes the following coding sequences:
- a CDS encoding class I SAM-dependent methyltransferase produces the protein MPPALKALAAQIAGWIAAFALVRSGALPAGLWPLVAAQALCAVAAAAALRSARWWLPIHLAFTPLAVAARTLNLAPGWYLAAFVGLLLIYWTSFRTQVPLYLSNRPTAEALAGLLPESPARMLDIGGGTGSLLRRLAALRPDCRFCGVELAPGPWLAGKLLLARQPQVEWRRTDLFSEPWADYDLVYAFLSPVPMEAVWRKAVAEMRPGSLLVSNTFDIPGRKPDFVVEVADRRATRLLAWRIPAPRAPK, from the coding sequence ATGCCCCCTGCCCTCAAAGCCCTGGCCGCGCAGATCGCCGGCTGGATCGCCGCCTTCGCGCTGGTGCGCAGCGGGGCGCTCCCCGCCGGCTTGTGGCCGCTCGTCGCCGCGCAGGCGCTGTGCGCCGTCGCCGCCGCAGCCGCCTTGCGCAGCGCACGCTGGTGGCTGCCGATCCACCTCGCCTTCACCCCGCTGGCCGTCGCGGCGCGAACGCTGAACCTCGCGCCGGGCTGGTATCTCGCGGCCTTCGTCGGCCTGCTGCTGATCTACTGGACGAGCTTTCGCACCCAGGTCCCGCTCTACCTCAGCAACCGGCCCACGGCCGAAGCCCTCGCCGGGCTGCTGCCGGAATCGCCCGCCCGCATGCTCGACATCGGCGGCGGCACCGGCTCGCTGCTGCGCCGGCTCGCCGCGTTGCGGCCCGACTGCCGCTTTTGCGGCGTCGAGCTGGCGCCCGGGCCGTGGCTGGCGGGCAAACTGCTGCTCGCACGGCAGCCGCAGGTCGAATGGCGGCGCACCGACCTTTTTTCCGAGCCCTGGGCCGACTACGATCTGGTGTATGCCTTCCTGTCTCCGGTACCGATGGAGGCGGTATGGCGGAAGGCGGTTGCGGAGATGCGCCCCGGCAGCCTGCTCGTCAGCAACACCTTCGACATCCCCGGCCGCAAGCCGGATTTCGTCGTCGAGGTCGCCGACCGTCGCGCCACCCGCCTGCTGGCCTGGCGCATTCCGGCGCCGCGTGCACCGAAATGA
- a CDS encoding P-loop NTPase family protein, which produces MAEIICVIGNKGGTGKTTLSHMLCQGLGLLGQRAACVLTDTSREPLQPAGRRYITADARTRDALTKVVDKLRTLDDWIGIIDGGGNRTEMDRKLYALSDIVLLPFRESHEDIRTVIRDLEMFPRAYAVPSQWPGNPWQRDAADRTVAQLMGAHRHRILRPVGALSSSKLLLQRQVPEQLPTPLANACRAIARQVLEVLEVDFAEPVIDADEVEEIERLSPAEMPMRFASTARRPH; this is translated from the coding sequence ATGGCTGAGATCATCTGCGTGATCGGCAACAAGGGCGGCACCGGCAAGACCACCCTATCGCACATGCTGTGCCAGGGCCTGGGCCTGCTGGGGCAGCGCGCCGCCTGCGTGCTGACCGACACGTCGCGCGAACCGCTGCAACCGGCGGGGCGCCGCTACATCACTGCCGACGCCCGCACGCGCGACGCCCTCACCAAAGTGGTGGACAAACTGCGCACGCTCGACGACTGGATCGGCATCATCGACGGCGGCGGCAACCGCACCGAGATGGACCGCAAGCTCTACGCGCTGTCCGACATCGTGCTGCTGCCCTTCCGCGAGTCCCACGAAGACATCCGCACGGTGATCCGCGACCTCGAGATGTTTCCGCGCGCCTACGCCGTGCCGTCGCAATGGCCGGGCAACCCCTGGCAGCGCGATGCGGCGGACCGCACCGTGGCCCAGTTGATGGGCGCGCATCGCCATCGCATCCTCCGGCCGGTGGGCGCCCTGTCCTCTTCCAAGCTGCTGCTGCAAAGGCAGGTGCCCGAACAACTGCCCACGCCGCTCGCCAACGCCTGCCGGGCGATCGCGCGACAGGTGCTGGAGGTGCTGGAAGTGGATTTCGCCGAACCGGTGATCGACGCCGACGAGGTGGAAGAAATCGAACGCCTGTCTCCGGCCGAGATGCCGATGCGCTTTGCCTCGACGGCCCGGCGCCCGCACTGA
- a CDS encoding response regulator transcription factor, translating to MDDVLKILVVEDHALVREAMAQTLARLDANIVCVEASNAGAALRMLEEGGLDLAIVDLMLPDMNGFALLGVLAKRFPDVPAIVVSAMDDGASVRRAIKGGASGFVSKTSSGEEMLRAVRIVLGGGVHVPDSPAPATGRRPGGGSKRFVLTAAQGRVMELLALGKTNREIADALGLSEGTVKVHMSAIFRALGVSSRAQALVVISRNGNRL from the coding sequence GTGGATGACGTCCTGAAGATTCTCGTCGTGGAAGACCACGCCCTGGTCCGGGAGGCCATGGCGCAGACGCTTGCCCGCCTCGACGCGAACATCGTCTGCGTCGAGGCGAGCAATGCCGGCGCCGCGCTGCGCATGCTGGAAGAAGGTGGGCTCGATCTGGCCATCGTCGATCTGATGCTGCCCGACATGAACGGTTTCGCCCTGCTGGGCGTGCTGGCCAAGCGCTTTCCCGACGTGCCGGCGATCGTGGTGTCGGCCATGGACGACGGAGCCTCGGTGCGGCGGGCGATCAAGGGCGGGGCGTCGGGCTTCGTGTCGAAGACGAGTTCCGGCGAGGAGATGCTGCGCGCGGTGCGGATCGTCCTCGGCGGCGGCGTCCATGTGCCCGATTCGCCGGCACCGGCCACCGGGCGGCGTCCGGGCGGAGGCAGCAAACGTTTCGTCCTCACCGCAGCGCAGGGCCGCGTCATGGAACTGCTCGCCCTGGGCAAGACCAATCGCGAGATCGCCGATGCGCTCGGCCTGTCCGAGGGCACGGTGAAGGTGCACATGTCGGCGATCTTCCGCGCGCTCGGCGTGTCGAGCCGGGCGCAGGCGCTGGTGGTCATCTCGCGCAACGGCAACCGCCTGTAG
- a CDS encoding ABC transporter substrate-binding protein, with amino-acid sequence MSFRRLLLLLLWCILPCVSHGMAAHADNATSELRVAVVTSSHEAPYQETLQALRAALSAAEPGANVEVLAGDSVAAGDLANRRLIVTVGTQAAQRVAELGPARPVLHTLLPASAFERLPRPQAGAPSSAIFLDQPAERQIALLRLALPDWPRVALISGSASDGIASRLRDAATARHLLVRATSVEADDDLYPALQQVLAEPAVLVAVPDPRIFNSYTVQNVLLTAYRNRSPVLGFSAAYVRAGALLGLYSTPAQIGAQAGGVAARVLRGERLPAPAAPAQFEVGINLNVARSLGIAMKPAHELTAELQRRERAQP; translated from the coding sequence ATGTCCTTTCGCCGCCTGCTCCTCCTGCTGCTGTGGTGCATCCTGCCGTGTGTCTCCCACGGCATGGCCGCCCACGCCGACAACGCCACGTCCGAGCTGCGTGTCGCGGTGGTCACCAGCTCGCACGAGGCGCCTTACCAGGAAACGCTGCAGGCCCTCCGCGCAGCCCTGTCCGCCGCCGAACCGGGCGCGAACGTCGAGGTGCTGGCCGGCGACAGCGTGGCGGCGGGCGACCTGGCGAATCGGCGCCTGATCGTCACCGTCGGCACCCAGGCCGCGCAGCGGGTCGCCGAACTGGGCCCGGCCCGCCCGGTGCTGCACACCCTGCTGCCGGCAAGTGCGTTCGAGCGCCTGCCGCGCCCCCAGGCCGGTGCGCCCAGCTCCGCCATCTTTCTCGACCAGCCCGCCGAGCGCCAGATCGCCCTGCTGCGCCTCGCCCTTCCGGACTGGCCCCGCGTGGCGCTGATTTCCGGCAGCGCCAGCGACGGCATCGCGAGCCGCCTGCGCGACGCCGCCACCGCCAGGCACCTGCTGGTCCGTGCCACCTCGGTCGAGGCCGACGACGACCTGTATCCGGCCCTGCAGCAGGTACTGGCCGAACCGGCGGTGCTCGTCGCGGTCCCGGACCCGCGCATCTTCAACAGCTACACCGTGCAGAACGTGCTGCTCACCGCCTACCGCAACCGTTCGCCGGTGCTGGGCTTTTCCGCCGCCTACGTGCGCGCCGGCGCACTGCTGGGCCTGTATTCGACGCCAGCGCAGATCGGCGCCCAGGCCGGCGGCGTGGCCGCCAGGGTGCTGCGCGGCGAGCGGCTGCCGGCGCCGGCGGCGCCGGCACAGTTCGAAGTCGGCATCAACCTCAACGTCGCCCGTTCGCTGGGCATCGCGATGAAGCCCGCGCACGAACTCACCGCCGAACTGCAGCGCCGCGAGCGTGCCCAGCCATGA
- a CDS encoding hybrid sensor histidine kinase/response regulator has translation MIANWGIRARVMFAAVLPMLVLAALMTALYTSLRITDLDQALTDRGRAFTRQLAAASEYSVFSGDREALQQLAATVMGEEDIVGVRIVGRDGDTLVHIGKIDGQLPTLTTVRQLQPLTVRHGRTLRLVEPIRATKLQLDDGLSTSALRSGTASGADSLGIVTVELSLDRLQRRRGELLWTGIVSVVFVLFGSLLLAGYMSRGVSGPIRRVADTALRLGQGRLHERVPPTGGGSLRKLAEGINEMAERLSEAHQDMARKIDEATLELRTRKEEAEHANLAKSRFLAAASHDLRQPMHALGLFIAELSQQPLEPRARGLVQHIAASAEAMENLLDSLLDISRLDAGVLAPMPQPFCVQPLLERLVTSQRPAAVDRGLRLILRPCASWVYSDPLLLERILANLVSNAIRYTPRGTILIACRRRGERLRIEVRDSGVGIPPDAQDIIFQEFVQLDNAERSRDKGLGLGLAIVRRLADLLGHGLELRSAPGAGSVFAIEAPLAQAGAAPEIHGEERPPGDLSGMRIALLDDDPLARFGTQSLLESWGCEVLATETPDDLLAALAPGDWHPALLISDFRLRGELNGIDLIRLLRSPDHLPSLPAILLSGDTGPETLASAQQAGIVLLHKPVRPARLRALIHRLLNAAD, from the coding sequence ATGATTGCCAACTGGGGTATCCGCGCCCGCGTGATGTTCGCCGCAGTCCTGCCGATGCTGGTGCTGGCCGCGCTCATGACCGCCCTGTACACCTCGCTGCGCATCACCGATCTCGACCAGGCGCTCACCGACCGCGGCCGCGCCTTCACCCGCCAGTTGGCGGCGGCCAGCGAATACTCGGTGTTCTCCGGCGACCGCGAGGCGCTGCAGCAACTCGCCGCCACCGTCATGGGCGAGGAAGACATCGTCGGCGTGCGGATCGTGGGCCGCGACGGCGACACGCTGGTGCACATCGGCAAGATCGACGGGCAACTGCCGACGCTTACCACCGTCCGCCAGCTCCAGCCGCTGACGGTCAGGCACGGGCGCACGCTGCGCCTGGTCGAACCCATCCGGGCCACCAAACTGCAACTGGACGACGGCCTGAGTACCAGCGCACTGCGCAGCGGCACGGCCTCCGGGGCCGACTCGCTGGGCATCGTGACGGTGGAACTGTCGCTCGACCGTCTGCAGCGCCGCCGCGGCGAACTGCTGTGGACGGGCATCGTTTCCGTCGTGTTCGTCCTGTTCGGCAGCCTGTTGCTGGCCGGCTACATGAGCCGCGGCGTGAGCGGGCCGATCCGGCGCGTGGCGGACACCGCCCTGCGCCTCGGCCAGGGCCGGCTGCACGAGCGCGTCCCGCCCACCGGCGGCGGCAGCCTGCGCAAGCTGGCAGAGGGCATCAACGAGATGGCCGAACGCCTCTCGGAAGCCCACCAGGACATGGCGCGCAAGATCGACGAGGCCACCCTAGAACTGCGTACCCGCAAGGAAGAAGCGGAGCACGCCAACCTCGCCAAGTCCCGCTTCCTGGCGGCGGCGAGCCACGACCTGCGCCAGCCGATGCACGCCCTCGGCCTCTTCATCGCCGAACTGAGCCAGCAGCCGCTCGAGCCGCGCGCCCGCGGCCTGGTGCAGCACATCGCCGCCTCGGCGGAGGCGATGGAGAACCTCCTCGACAGCCTGCTCGACATTTCGCGGCTCGATGCCGGCGTCCTCGCCCCCATGCCGCAGCCCTTCTGCGTGCAGCCCCTGCTCGAGCGCCTCGTCACCAGCCAGCGCCCCGCGGCGGTGGATCGCGGCCTGCGCCTCATCCTGCGGCCCTGCGCATCGTGGGTGTACAGCGACCCGCTGCTGCTGGAGCGCATCCTCGCCAACCTCGTCAGCAACGCCATCCGCTACACCCCGCGCGGCACCATCCTCATCGCATGCCGGCGGCGCGGCGAGCGGCTGCGCATCGAGGTGCGCGACAGCGGCGTCGGCATTCCTCCGGACGCGCAGGACATCATCTTTCAGGAGTTCGTGCAGCTCGACAACGCCGAGCGCTCCCGCGACAAGGGGCTGGGTCTCGGCCTGGCCATCGTCCGCCGCCTTGCAGACCTCCTCGGCCACGGGCTGGAACTGCGTTCCGCGCCGGGAGCGGGTTCGGTCTTCGCCATCGAGGCCCCGCTCGCACAGGCCGGCGCCGCACCCGAGATCCACGGCGAGGAGCGCCCTCCCGGCGACCTGAGCGGCATGCGCATCGCCCTGCTCGACGACGACCCCCTCGCCCGCTTCGGGACCCAGAGCCTGCTCGAATCCTGGGGCTGCGAGGTGCTTGCCACCGAGACGCCCGACGATCTGCTCGCCGCCCTGGCGCCGGGCGACTGGCATCCGGCGCTGCTGATCAGCGACTTCCGCCTGCGCGGCGAACTCAACGGGATCGACCTGATCCGCCTGCTGCGCAGCCCCGACCACCTGCCGTCGCTGCCCGCCATCCTGCTGAGCGGCGACACCGGCCCCGAGACGCTGGCCAGCGCGCAGCAGGCCGGCATCGTGCTGCTGCACAAGCCGGTGCGTCCGGCACGCCTGCGCGCCCTCATCCACCGCCTGCTGAACGCGGCGGACTGA
- a CDS encoding PhaM family polyhydroxyalkanoate granule multifunctional regulatory protein has translation MSQDQNAQDPLEFVRGMWQSMGFSLPGMVTPTLDVDELDKRIADMKAVEGWLKMNLNMMQMTTQGLEMQRAALAAVKAMSQHAQESEAAGSASNPFAAAAAMWPWNLMGGQPAPHPAAESEAKAAQRSAVRRRPATEK, from the coding sequence ATGTCTCAGGACCAGAACGCTCAGGACCCGCTCGAGTTCGTGCGCGGGATGTGGCAGAGCATGGGGTTTTCGCTGCCGGGCATGGTGACGCCGACACTGGACGTGGATGAGCTGGACAAGCGCATCGCCGACATGAAGGCGGTCGAGGGCTGGCTGAAGATGAATCTCAACATGATGCAGATGACCACCCAGGGGCTCGAGATGCAGCGCGCCGCGCTGGCGGCGGTCAAGGCGATGAGCCAGCATGCCCAGGAAAGCGAAGCCGCCGGCAGCGCCTCCAACCCCTTCGCCGCCGCCGCGGCGATGTGGCCCTGGAACCTGATGGGCGGGCAGCCGGCGCCGCACCCCGCCGCCGAGAGCGAGGCGAAGGCGGCGCAGCGCAGTGCAGTGCGGCGCAGGCCCGCGACCGAGAAGTAA
- a CDS encoding CaiB/BaiF CoA transferase family protein, translating into MTPSPTRPAPLQGLRILDLTRLLPGPLATQHLADYGAEVIKVEDTGAGDYARTMGAMGGDTSYFYQVVNRNKKSLRLDLKHPEGKALFLRLAKDADALVEGFRPGVMDKLGLGYEALAAVNPRLVYCSITGYGQTGPYAQRAGHDINYIGYAGVLDQIGTAGGAPALSNLQIGDLLGGTMAAVMGILVALLDARAGGRGRHVDVAMTDAALAHAIFPLVEVLARGGVRPRGEDLLTGGVPCYGVYETADGRHMAVGSLEEKFWHLACDTLGRPDLKPAHLATGGEGARARAEMAAIFRSRTQAQWVAAFDGVDCCVTPVLRLEEAMENPQIRARGMVQEVAGVRRFGPPVRMSGLEAPPPTAAPARAGTDGDAILRALGLDDADIARLRAAGVV; encoded by the coding sequence ATGACACCTTCCCCCACCCGGCCGGCCCCGCTGCAGGGCCTGCGCATCCTCGACCTCACGCGCCTGCTGCCGGGGCCGCTCGCGACCCAGCATCTGGCCGACTACGGCGCCGAGGTGATCAAGGTGGAGGACACCGGCGCCGGCGACTACGCGCGCACCATGGGGGCGATGGGTGGCGACACCAGCTACTTCTACCAGGTGGTCAACCGCAACAAGAAGAGCCTGCGGCTGGACCTGAAGCACCCCGAGGGCAAGGCGCTGTTCCTGCGCCTGGCCAAGGATGCCGACGCGCTGGTCGAGGGCTTTCGCCCCGGCGTGATGGACAAGCTCGGCCTCGGCTACGAGGCGCTGGCGGCCGTCAATCCCCGTCTGGTGTATTGCAGCATCACCGGCTATGGCCAGACCGGGCCCTATGCGCAGCGCGCGGGACATGACATCAACTACATCGGCTACGCCGGCGTGCTCGACCAGATCGGCACCGCCGGCGGCGCCCCCGCGCTATCCAACCTGCAGATCGGCGACCTGCTCGGCGGCACGATGGCGGCGGTGATGGGCATCCTGGTCGCGCTGCTGGATGCGCGCGCCGGCGGGCGGGGCCGGCATGTGGACGTGGCTATGACCGACGCCGCGCTGGCGCACGCGATCTTCCCGCTGGTCGAAGTGCTCGCCCGCGGCGGCGTGCGGCCGCGCGGCGAGGATCTGCTGACCGGCGGCGTGCCGTGCTACGGCGTCTATGAGACGGCCGACGGCCGCCACATGGCGGTGGGTTCGCTGGAAGAGAAGTTCTGGCATCTCGCCTGCGACACGCTGGGACGGCCCGACCTGAAGCCGGCCCACCTGGCGACCGGCGGGGAGGGCGCGCGGGCGCGCGCCGAGATGGCGGCGATCTTCCGCTCGCGCACGCAGGCGCAATGGGTGGCAGCGTTCGACGGCGTGGATTGCTGCGTGACCCCGGTGCTGCGCCTGGAGGAGGCGATGGAGAATCCGCAGATCCGCGCCCGCGGCATGGTGCAGGAGGTGGCGGGAGTGCGCCGGTTCGGTCCGCCGGTGCGCATGTCGGGCCTGGAGGCGCCACCGCCGACGGCGGCACCGGCCCGGGCGGGCACGGATGGCGATGCCATCCTGCGGGCGCTCGGGCTGGACGATGCGGACATCGCCCGCCTGCGCGCCGCAGGCGTGGTCTGA
- a CDS encoding phenylacetate--CoA ligase family protein: MSPSEFFDARETRAPAERERDLLARLPAHIAHARERTRGFAALLADVDPARVTTREALAALPVIRKSELLERQKAARPFGGFAAVAWGSACRRVFASPGPLYEPEGARPDYYRLARALHAAGFRAGDLVHNTFSYHFTPAGSMMETAAHALGCTVFPAGVGQTEQQLAAIADLRPNAYVGTPSFLRILLDKADEVGVKPAFTKAFVSGEAFPAALREDFAARGIDAFQAYATADIGLIAYETAARDGLVVDEDVLLEIVRPGTGEPVAPGEVGEVVVTTFNPDYPLIRFGTGDLSALLPGASPCGRTNLRIRGWMGRADQTTKVKGMFVHPGQIAQVAHRHPELLRVRLVVDNPGLNDRMTLMCETDGGGSEALAEAVAASIREVTKLRGEVAFVPAGSLANDGKVIDDLRKFD; this comes from the coding sequence ATGAGTCCTTCAGAGTTCTTCGATGCCAGGGAAACCCGTGCCCCAGCCGAACGCGAGCGCGATCTGCTCGCCCGTCTGCCGGCGCACATCGCGCATGCCCGCGAACGTACGCGAGGCTTCGCGGCCTTGCTCGCCGACGTCGATCCGGCCAGGGTGACGACGCGCGAGGCGCTCGCGGCGCTGCCGGTGATACGCAAGTCCGAACTGCTGGAAAGGCAGAAGGCGGCGCGGCCCTTCGGCGGCTTTGCCGCGGTGGCCTGGGGTTCCGCCTGCCGCCGCGTGTTCGCGTCGCCGGGCCCGCTCTACGAGCCCGAGGGCGCGCGGCCCGACTACTACCGGTTGGCGCGGGCGCTGCATGCGGCGGGTTTTCGTGCCGGCGACCTGGTGCACAACACGTTTTCCTACCACTTCACGCCTGCCGGCTCGATGATGGAGACGGCCGCGCATGCGCTGGGCTGCACGGTGTTTCCGGCCGGCGTCGGCCAGACCGAGCAGCAACTGGCGGCCATCGCCGACCTGCGGCCGAACGCCTACGTCGGCACGCCGTCCTTCCTGCGCATCCTGCTCGACAAGGCGGACGAGGTGGGCGTGAAGCCGGCCTTCACCAAGGCTTTCGTCTCCGGCGAAGCCTTCCCCGCCGCGCTGCGCGAGGACTTCGCCGCGCGCGGCATCGATGCCTTCCAGGCTTACGCGACGGCCGACATCGGCCTCATCGCCTACGAGACCGCGGCGCGCGACGGACTCGTGGTCGACGAGGACGTCCTGCTCGAGATCGTGCGCCCGGGCACGGGCGAGCCGGTCGCGCCGGGCGAGGTGGGCGAAGTCGTCGTCACCACCTTCAACCCCGACTACCCGCTGATCCGCTTCGGCACCGGCGACCTGTCCGCGCTGCTGCCCGGCGCCTCGCCCTGCGGCCGCACCAACCTGCGCATCCGCGGCTGGATGGGGCGTGCCGACCAGACGACCAAGGTGAAGGGCATGTTCGTCCATCCCGGGCAGATCGCCCAGGTGGCGCACCGCCACCCGGAGTTGCTGCGCGTGCGGCTGGTGGTGGACAATCCCGGCCTCAACGACCGCATGACGCTGATGTGCGAGACGGACGGCGGCGGCAGCGAGGCGCTGGCCGAGGCGGTCGCCGCCAGCATCCGCGAGGTCACCAAGCTGCGCGGCGAGGTGGCCTTCGTGCCCGCCGGTTCGCTCGCCAACGACGGCAAGGTCATCGACGACCTGCGCAAATTCGACTGA
- a CDS encoding ABC transporter ATP-binding protein, producing MNPANLLLDVNGIEVIYNHVALVLKGVSLQVPEGRIVAILGGNGAGKTTTLRAISNLLKGERGEVTKGRIELEGERIEALSPSELVRRGVVQVMEGRHCFAHLTIEENLLAGAYTRKDKGEIAANLDKVYAYFPRLKTRRTSQAAYTSGGEQQMCAIGRALMSSPRMVLLDEPSMGLAPQIVEEVFEIVKDLNVKEKVSFLLAEQNTMVALRYSDFGYIVENGRIVMEGEARDLASNEDVKEFYLGLSGEGRKSFRDVKHYRRRKRWLS from the coding sequence ATGAACCCAGCCAATCTCCTTCTCGACGTGAATGGCATCGAGGTGATCTACAACCATGTGGCGCTGGTGCTCAAGGGCGTCTCGCTGCAGGTCCCGGAGGGCCGCATCGTGGCCATCCTCGGCGGCAACGGCGCCGGCAAGACCACCACGCTGCGGGCGATCTCCAACCTGCTCAAGGGCGAGCGCGGCGAGGTCACCAAGGGGCGGATCGAGCTGGAAGGCGAGCGCATCGAGGCGCTGTCGCCGTCCGAACTCGTGCGCCGCGGCGTGGTGCAGGTCATGGAAGGGCGGCACTGTTTCGCCCATCTGACGATCGAGGAAAACCTGCTCGCCGGCGCCTACACCCGCAAGGACAAGGGCGAGATCGCGGCCAACCTCGACAAGGTCTATGCCTACTTCCCGCGCCTGAAGACCCGCCGCACCAGCCAGGCGGCCTATACCTCGGGCGGCGAGCAGCAGATGTGCGCGATCGGCCGCGCGCTGATGTCCAGTCCGCGCATGGTGCTGCTGGACGAGCCGTCGATGGGGCTGGCGCCGCAGATCGTCGAAGAGGTGTTCGAGATCGTCAAGGATCTGAACGTGAAGGAAAAGGTGAGCTTCCTGCTCGCCGAGCAGAACACCATGGTGGCGCTGCGCTATTCCGATTTCGGCTACATCGTCGAGAACGGCCGCATCGTCATGGAGGGCGAGGCCAGGGATCTCGCCTCCAACGAGGATGTGAAGGAGTTCTACCTCGGCCTGTCGGGCGAGGGGCGCAAGAGTTTCCGCGACGTGAAGCACTACCGCCGGCGCAAGCGCTGGCTGAGCTGA
- a CDS encoding ABC transporter substrate-binding protein encodes MKSRPFALAAALAAAGLAAPAAAQQANEQFFPLLVYRTGAYAPNGTPWANGKQDYVKYINATGGINGVKIAWEECETGYATDKGVECYERLKGKKSSLIDPQATGITFALTDKAPVDKIPLITLGYGLAASQDGGVFKWNFPLMGSYWTAADALIQHLGKKEGGLDKLKGKKIALVYHDSPFGKEPIPLLQKRAQMHGFELVLLPVTAPGVEQKATWLQVRQQRPDYTLLWGWGVMNSTALKEAVATGYPREKLFGVWWSGAEPDVKDVGANAKGYSALALNPHGTDSALIKDILKKVHDAGNGAGPRDEVGSVLYMRGLLIQMFATEAVRTAQAKFGAGKVMTGEQVRWGLENLNIDDKRIGELGLAGLIRPLKTTCTDHMGSTAVRLHTWDGSQWKMQADWYEADKAVIDPMVKEAADRYATEKQIKRRDPSDCNA; translated from the coding sequence ATGAAGTCCAGACCTTTTGCCCTTGCCGCGGCGCTGGCGGCCGCCGGCCTGGCGGCGCCCGCCGCCGCGCAGCAGGCGAACGAACAGTTCTTCCCGCTGCTGGTGTACCGCACCGGCGCCTACGCGCCCAACGGAACGCCCTGGGCCAACGGCAAGCAGGACTACGTCAAGTACATCAACGCCACCGGCGGTATCAACGGCGTCAAGATCGCATGGGAGGAATGCGAGACGGGCTATGCCACCGACAAGGGCGTGGAGTGCTACGAGCGCCTGAAGGGCAAGAAGTCCTCGCTGATCGACCCGCAGGCCACCGGCATCACCTTCGCGCTGACCGACAAGGCGCCGGTCGACAAGATTCCGCTGATCACGCTGGGCTACGGCCTGGCGGCGTCGCAGGACGGCGGCGTGTTCAAGTGGAACTTCCCGCTGATGGGCAGCTACTGGACGGCGGCCGATGCGCTGATCCAGCACCTGGGCAAGAAGGAAGGCGGGCTGGACAAGCTCAAGGGCAAGAAGATCGCGCTGGTGTACCACGACTCGCCGTTCGGCAAGGAGCCGATCCCGCTGCTGCAGAAGCGGGCCCAGATGCACGGCTTCGAACTGGTGCTGCTGCCGGTGACCGCGCCGGGCGTGGAGCAGAAGGCGACCTGGCTGCAGGTGCGCCAGCAGCGCCCGGACTACACGCTGCTGTGGGGCTGGGGCGTGATGAACTCGACCGCGCTGAAGGAGGCGGTCGCCACCGGCTATCCGCGCGAGAAGCTGTTCGGCGTGTGGTGGTCGGGGGCCGAGCCGGACGTGAAGGACGTCGGCGCCAACGCCAAGGGCTACAGCGCGCTGGCGCTGAATCCGCACGGCACCGACTCGGCGCTGATCAAGGACATCCTGAAGAAGGTGCATGACGCCGGCAACGGCGCCGGCCCGCGCGACGAGGTCGGCTCGGTGCTCTACATGCGCGGCCTCCTGATCCAGATGTTCGCCACCGAGGCGGTGCGGACCGCGCAGGCCAAGTTCGGCGCGGGCAAGGTCATGACCGGCGAGCAGGTGCGCTGGGGCCTGGAGAACCTGAACATCGACGACAAGCGCATCGGCGAGCTGGGCCTGGCCGGCCTGATCCGCCCGCTGAAGACGACCTGCACCGACCACATGGGGTCGACCGCGGTGCGCCTCCACACCTGGGACGGCAGCCAGTGGAAGATGCAGGCCGACTGGTACGAGGCCGACAAGGCGGTGATCGACCCGATGGTGAAGGAAGCGGCGGACCGCTACGCGACGGAGAAGCAGATCAAGCGCCGCGACCCGAGCGACTGCAACGCCTGA